A single region of the Prochlorococcus marinus str. MIT 0917 genome encodes:
- a CDS encoding alternative oxidase has translation MEKFNSFVLDFSVCVLDRIYKGRPIQRFWVLEVIARAPYFAFLSVLHLQESLGLKTPLSNKLMKAHFYQAINETEHLEEMESRGGNTYWVDRFLARHLVLFYYWVMVSYYLLSPSNAYDINIKIEEHAYETYANYLTVNPNDQRIREIAQDEVNHANELKEAIALIS, from the coding sequence ATGGAAAAATTTAATTCATTTGTTTTAGATTTTAGTGTATGTGTACTTGATCGAATCTACAAAGGTAGACCTATCCAACGTTTTTGGGTTCTTGAGGTAATTGCTAGAGCCCCTTATTTTGCATTCTTATCTGTTTTGCATTTACAAGAGTCGCTTGGTCTAAAGACTCCTTTAAGTAACAAGCTTATGAAGGCTCATTTTTACCAAGCAATCAATGAGACGGAGCATTTAGAGGAGATGGAGTCACGAGGCGGCAATACATATTGGGTTGATCGATTTCTTGCCAGGCATTTAGTGCTCTTCTATTACTGGGTAATGGTTTCTTATTACTTACTATCACCGTCAAATGCATACGATATCAATATAAAAATTGAAGAGCATGCGTATGAAACTTATGCAAATTATCTAACCGTTAATCCAAACGATCAGAGGATACGTGAAATTGCTCAGGATGAGGTCAATCATGCGAACGAATTAAAAGAAGCAATTGCTTTAATAAGTTGA
- a CDS encoding high light inducible protein, with the protein MFATQVQTQLVENYSNYPEEAEKTNGRWAMIGMIALLGAYITTGQIIPGIF; encoded by the coding sequence ATGTTTGCTACCCAAGTACAAACTCAATTAGTTGAAAACTATTCCAACTACCCTGAGGAAGCAGAAAAGACCAATGGCCGTTGGGCAATGATTGGAATGATTGCTTTACTTGGCGCTTATATCACTACTGGTCAAATTATTCCTGGTATATTCTAA
- a CDS encoding high light inducible protein: MTPEAEKFNGWMAMIGFIAAFGAYATTGQIIPGIF, encoded by the coding sequence GTGACTCCAGAAGCAGAAAAGTTTAATGGTTGGATGGCAATGATCGGCTTTATTGCTGCTTTCGGTGCTTACGCAACAACAGGTCAAATCATTCCAGGTATTTTTTAG
- a CDS encoding ArsR/SmtB family transcription factor — translation MATATKSEVVLENAMARKLLKALSDPLRLQIIESLSGGERCVCDLINEIGLAQSKISFHLKVLKDAGLITDRQTGRWVYYQLNIDSLNSLQDWIELLKESSQQPSQACN, via the coding sequence ATGGCCACAGCGACAAAGAGCGAAGTAGTTCTTGAAAATGCAATGGCTAGGAAATTGCTAAAAGCTTTATCTGATCCATTGCGATTGCAAATCATTGAGTCTCTTTCAGGAGGAGAACGATGTGTTTGCGATTTGATCAATGAAATTGGATTGGCTCAATCGAAAATATCTTTTCATTTAAAAGTTTTAAAAGACGCAGGTTTGATTACCGATAGGCAGACTGGTAGATGGGTTTATTACCAATTGAATATTGACTCATTAAATTCTTTGCAAGATTGGATTGAACTGTTAAAAGAAAGCTCGCAACAACCATCTCAAGCTTGTAATTAA
- a CDS encoding ArsJ-associated glyceraldehyde-3-phosphate dehydrogenase has product MRIGINGFGRIGRLVLRALWGRENIEITHINDPLGDAKGAAHLLEFDSVHGRWNKAISNDQNNLSIESQPISFSQESDFTKVPWKEKGIELILECSGKFKTPQTLNPYFDTLGMKRVVVACPVKGEIQGEDALNIVYGINHDLYEPNKHRLVTAASCTTNCLAPVVKVVNQTFGIKHGSITTLHDLTNTQVIVDSFKPDLRRARSGSQSLIPTTTGSAKAIGMIFPELQGKLNGHAVRVPLLNGSLTDAVFELEKEVMQEEVNHVFKKASEQELKGILGYEEKPLVSIDYVNDSRSSIIDALSTMVVNKTQLKVYIWYDNEWGYSCRMADLVCHVINLEKG; this is encoded by the coding sequence ATGCGAATCGGTATTAATGGTTTCGGTCGAATAGGACGACTTGTTCTAAGAGCGCTCTGGGGTAGAGAAAATATCGAGATTACACATATCAACGATCCATTGGGTGATGCAAAGGGAGCTGCGCATTTACTTGAATTTGATTCAGTACATGGTCGTTGGAACAAAGCAATAAGCAACGACCAAAACAACCTGAGTATTGAAAGTCAACCAATATCTTTTTCTCAAGAAAGTGATTTCACAAAAGTGCCATGGAAGGAAAAAGGAATAGAACTAATTCTCGAATGTTCAGGAAAATTCAAAACCCCTCAAACATTAAATCCATATTTCGATACTCTTGGAATGAAAAGAGTTGTCGTTGCATGTCCTGTTAAAGGTGAAATACAGGGAGAGGATGCTCTAAATATCGTCTACGGTATTAATCATGATTTATATGAGCCCAATAAACATCGCTTAGTAACAGCAGCATCCTGCACAACTAATTGCTTAGCTCCTGTCGTGAAGGTCGTTAATCAAACCTTTGGTATTAAGCATGGAAGCATCACTACACTCCATGACCTAACAAATACTCAGGTAATCGTTGATTCATTTAAGCCAGATTTAAGAAGAGCCAGAAGCGGATCACAAAGCTTAATTCCAACAACGACAGGATCAGCAAAAGCGATAGGGATGATATTCCCTGAATTACAAGGAAAATTAAATGGTCATGCAGTTCGAGTTCCTCTCCTCAATGGATCTTTAACTGATGCTGTATTTGAATTAGAAAAAGAGGTCATGCAAGAAGAAGTCAATCATGTGTTCAAAAAAGCTTCCGAACAAGAACTAAAAGGAATACTTGGTTACGAAGAAAAGCCACTTGTATCAATCGATTATGTCAATGACTCGAGAAGCTCAATCATTGATGCTCTTTCAACCATGGTGGTCAATAAAACTCAACTGAAAGTCTATATTTGGTATGACAATGAATGGGGTTATAGCTGTCGAATGGCAGATCTCGTTTGCCATGTCATAAATCTCGAAAAAGGCTAA